A section of the Carya illinoinensis cultivar Pawnee chromosome 12, C.illinoinensisPawnee_v1, whole genome shotgun sequence genome encodes:
- the LOC122290341 gene encoding L-lactate dehydrogenase A-like, which yields MHKTSSASSLGPGGLDLTQAFFKPIQSAAPPSPTKRHTKISVIGAGNVGMAIAQTILTQDLADELVLVDAKPDKLRGEMLDLQHAAAFLPRTKILASVDYEITVGSDLCIVTAGARQIPGESRLNLIQRNVSLFQKIIPPLARYSPESILLIVSNPVDVLTYVAWKLSGFPSNRVIGSGTNLDSSRFRFLIADHLDVNAQDVQAYIVGEHGDSSVALWSSISVGGVPVLSFLEKQQIAYEKEALANIHKAVIGGAYEVISLKGYTSWAIGYSVANLARSILRDQRKIHPISVLAKGFYGVEGGDVFLSLPTQLGRGGVLGVTNVHLTEEEAQQLRDSAKTILEVQNQLNI from the exons ATGCACAAGACTTCTTCTGCCTCCTCCCTGGGTCCAGGAGGACTGGACCTTACCCAGGCCTTCTTCAAGCCCATCCAGAGCGCCGCCCCTCCCTCCCCTACCAAGCGCCACACCAAGATCTCCGTCATTGGTGCTGGCAACGTTGGCATGGCCATTGCCCAAACCATCCTCACTCAAGATCTCGCCGACGAGCTCGTCCTCGTCGATGCCAAGCCCGACAAGCTCCGCGGCGAGATGCTCGACCTCCAGCACGCCGCTGCCTTCCTCCCCCGCACCAAAATCCTGGCATCCGTTGACTACGAAATCACCGTCGGATCCGATCTCTGCATCGTCACGGCGGGGGCCCGCCAGATCCCCGGTGAGTCTAGGCTGAACCTGATTCAGAGGAACGTGTCTCTGTTCCAGAAAATCATACCCCCGCTCGCGCGGTACTCCCCGGAATCCATTCTGCTGATCGTTTCCAATCCCGTGGATGTGCTGACTTACGTGGCGTGGAAGCTGTCTGGATTCCCTTCGAATCGGGTCATTGGGTCGGGCACTAATTTGGATTCGTCTAGGTTTCGGTTCCTCATCGCTGATCATCTCGATGTCAATGCTCAGGATGTGCAG GCATACATAGTTGGGGAGCATGGCGATAGCTCGGTTGCACTATGGTCGAGCATAAGCGTCGGTGGCGTGCCGGTGTTGAGCTTCCTAGAAAAACAACAAATCGCCTACGAGAAGGAAGCCTTGGCGAACATTCACAAAGCAGTCATAGGTGGTGCTTACGAAGTGATCAGCCTCAAGGGATACACTTCATGGGCAATTGGATACTCGGTTGCTAACTTGGCTCGGTCCATACTTAGGGACCAGAGGAAGATCCACCCCATCTCGGTCCTTGCAAAGGGGTTCTATGGGGTTGAAGGTGGGGACGTGTTCCTGAGCTTGCCGACCCAGCTCGGTAGGGGTGGGGTGCTGGGTGTCACCAATGTGCATCTCACGGAGGAGGAGGCGCAACAGCTCAGGGACTCGGCTAAGACCATCCTTGAGGTCCAAAACCAGCTGAATATATGA
- the LOC122289388 gene encoding uncharacterized protein LOC122289388 — MEEVWKRLKLNDEEDGPIEIQPADSNIMNLKSERSLVGKVISMRRTGKEVNRSMMERIWKVGKPVKFHEIGSNCYVITFVTRKDKMRVLDDCPWLFDNHLFVRKEFEGKLQPNLFDFDHACLWVQMLNLPLNYMTKRMGEEIGKSIGEVVEVDVQEDGSAWGRCLRVKVECDLKKPIARGRPILVDGRRSWVPFQY; from the coding sequence ATGGAGGAAGTATGGAAGAGACTGAAGCTGAATGATGAGGAGGATGGGCCGATTGAAATACAGCCTGCTGATTCGAATATAATGAATCTGAAGAGTGAACGAAGCTTGGTTGGGAAGGTGATTTCAATGCGACGGACTGGGAAGGAAGTTAACAGATCTATGATGGAGAGAATCTGGAAGGTAGGAAAACCAGTGAAATTCCATGAGATTGGAAGTAACTGTTATGTTATAACTTTTGTAACTCGAAAAGACAAGATGAGAGTACTTGATGATTGTCCTTGGCTGTTTGATAATCATCTATTTGTTCGAAAAGAATTTGAAGGTAAATTGCAACCTAATCTATTTGATTTTGATCATGCTTGCCTATGGGTGCAAATGTTAAATTTACCTTTGAATTATATGACAAAGAGGATGGGAGAGGAGATAGGAAAATCGATAGGGGAAGTTGTGGAGGTGGATGTGCAGGAAGATGGCTCGGCTTGGGGGAGATGCTTAAGAGTTAAGGTGGAGTGCGATCTTAAAAAACCTATAGCTCGAGGAAGGCCAATTTTAGTGGATGGGAGGAGAAGCTGGGTGCCTTTTCAATATTAG
- the LOC122290298 gene encoding uncharacterized protein LOC122290298 isoform X2, which produces MPSLVLLILLCLTLHACDARRLRLSDKAVDGKQIYHFSKYAEKSKAFETSITSSLRPPTLEECISQQREVKTSGRNNNHVHSRGGVHKQINDPNVLYKKQDLTNGATSGNENTKVPSFQKDLQLARNIKGLKRNVRSLQGSVQHDSVETADVQEIEAVEDIVVMDYAQPHRKPPIHNEKP; this is translated from the exons ATGCCTTCTCTTGTTCTCCTCATTCTCCTATGTCTTACTCTGCATGCATGTGATGCCCGCCGTCTACGGCTTTCTGATAAGGCCGTTGATGGAAAACAAATTTACCATTTCAGCAAG TATGCAGAAAAATCAAAGGCTTTTGAGACATCAATCACATCAAGTTTGAGGCCTCCCACCTTAGAGGAGTGCATATCACAACAACGAGAAGTCAAAACTAGTGGACGTAACAACAATCATGTCCACAGTCGGGGTGGCGTTCACAAGCAGATCAATGATCCAAATGTTCTTTATAAGAAACAAGACCTGACAAATGGAGCTACTTCAG GAAATGAGAATACTAAAGTACCATCTTTCCAAAAAGATTTGCAACTGGCGAGAAATATAAAG GGATTGAAGAGGAACGTGCGGTCATTGCAGGGATCTGTGCAACATGATTCTGTAGAAACAGCAGATGTTCAGGAAATTGAGGCTGTGGAAGACATTGTAGTGATGGATTATGCGCAACCCCATCGGAAACCACCCATTCATAATGAAAAGCCCTAG
- the LOC122290298 gene encoding uncharacterized protein LOC122290298 isoform X1 produces the protein MLLCPLSLSPLHSSTGYKNKDIAATRNSCKSNLYRTRRQRMAVLIYRNTWYAEKSKAFETSITSSLRPPTLEECISQQREVKTSGRNNNHVHSRGGVHKQINDPNVLYKKQDLTNGATSGNENTKVPSFQKDLQLARNIKGLKRNVRSLQGSVQHDSVETADVQEIEAVEDIVVMDYAQPHRKPPIHNEKP, from the exons ATGCTTCTTTGTCCCCTATCCCTATCACCACTCCACTCCTCTACAG GTTATAAGAACAAAGATATAGCTGCAACTCGCAATTCATGCAAAAGTAACTTGTATAGAACACGCAGACAAAGAATGGCAGTCTTGATCTACAGAAACACATGG TATGCAGAAAAATCAAAGGCTTTTGAGACATCAATCACATCAAGTTTGAGGCCTCCCACCTTAGAGGAGTGCATATCACAACAACGAGAAGTCAAAACTAGTGGACGTAACAACAATCATGTCCACAGTCGGGGTGGCGTTCACAAGCAGATCAATGATCCAAATGTTCTTTATAAGAAACAAGACCTGACAAATGGAGCTACTTCAG GAAATGAGAATACTAAAGTACCATCTTTCCAAAAAGATTTGCAACTGGCGAGAAATATAAAG GGATTGAAGAGGAACGTGCGGTCATTGCAGGGATCTGTGCAACATGATTCTGTAGAAACAGCAGATGTTCAGGAAATTGAGGCTGTGGAAGACATTGTAGTGATGGATTATGCGCAACCCCATCGGAAACCACCCATTCATAATGAAAAGCCCTAG